Within the Calypte anna isolate BGI_N300 chromosome 28, bCalAnn1_v1.p, whole genome shotgun sequence genome, the region AGTTCCTGAGCTGTTCTAGGAATAACCAAATAACTTGATTTCAACAAAGCTTTTGAGTATAGACACTCAGTTCAGGATTCAAAAAGCAGTTAAGTTATATGTAGCTCGGTAATGCCATTTTACTAAATAGTCTTGGTAAGTACACATGGAATGTAAAAAATGGGGGTTGGaacacaaacaaaccagctGTAGGTCTTGATAGGATAGAGCAAGTCCAACAGGGGTCACCGAGATGGTTGGAGGGCTGGAAGCATAAGATGCTGAAATCTGTGTTGCTCAGCTTTCAACTACCTGCTGGGTTCTTATGGAAAAATGGTGTCTGACTTGCTTCAGAGGTCCATAGTGGAAGGAATAGAAGCAtacagcaggaggaggaattccagttagatactaggaaaaaacaTGCACAGTGAGAGCATCTGCAGACTGCAACAGGGAGCTTATGGGGTCATTGTCTGTGGAGATGCTGAAAATTCAACTGACTGAGGCTGTGACCTTCaatgtaattttgaaatttaCCCTGTTCTGAGCAGGGGTGCTTTCCAACATAAATTATTACGGAAAAGAATGTGACTGCAGTTGAGGAGTCTGCTGCAAACCCCACAAGTAgtctgctcctctccagccttctaTGTGTTTGCCTTTACAATGTGTGCTTGAGAAGGAGTAGTGAGAAAGAGGCTGTTTAGTTCCTTGTTTTCAGAGACGTTCTTATGACAGTTGGACTCTGATGTGCTTACTAGTTTTGTTAAGGTGATAAACTAAGAGCTTTGCTCTTACACTTAGGTGTGTTCAGCTTTGACAAGACCTCATTGATGTTTTTCAAGCCTCTGCTGTGAATAACGCTTGTTCTTGTGTGTGTCGTTTAATCTTTAATTCAGGTAGCAGAGATGAGAAGAACCCTGACACCTTCCAATTCTCCAATGTCTTCTCCTAGTAAGCATGGTGACAGATTCATTCCCTCAAGAGCTGGGGCCAACTGGAGCATCAACTTCCACAGAATAAATGTAAGTTCTGCTGCCCTCTTTTAAATTCCAGTCCTGGAACTGAAGAATTGGTGCATTTTGTTGTGGTTGACATAATTGCTCTGGTTATCTTCTGCACCATGGGCTTCTGCTGTCCCAAAAGTGTCCCTTGGAATGCATGTTTTCAACCAGGCTGCCCATGTGGTCTAGGAGACTTCTTCATTTATTAATTTACCACATACTGTGAGGTCTCTGTATGGTGACAGtgtgtttctccttttcaggaaaatgaaaaatcaccgagtcaaaacagaaaagcaaaagatgcTACATCAGACAATGGCAAAGGTGAGACCACCTTTGTACTGCCTGTGCCATGCCtacagcttttatttcaaaatcttggcaaatttaaaaaaaagtaatcaagGGAACACTTACATGCCTATACAAATCCTCACACTGGTGTGTGTGAAAATGCCCACACCATGAGAATGATACCAGGTCACCTCACAAGACATCTGATGGGCATCTGGGAAGTGAGAACCTATTTGTGTCCCTTGATCTGTTGTGCCTTGAAAGCACTTTCCTGATGGAgtggaaggagaggaagctTGCTGCTAACCTTGATTCCAGACTGTGGCCTCAGCTTTATTAAAGTCTCCTTGACTGTAAAAGTCAGGTGTGATCCCACcactccctgcagagctgtttgctgTTTTCAAGTTCTCTAAGTGCTTGTTTGGGTTCACAGATGGCCTTGCTTACTCTGCCTTGCTGAAGAATGAACTCTTAGGAGCAGGGATTGAGAAAGTGCAAGACCCACAGACAGAAGATAGGAGGCTGCAGCCATCCACCCCAGAGAAGAAGTCTCTTTTCACTGTAAGTTGTTTACTTTGCATTAAAGCCAATGGGAGCTGCACATCTATGTCACAGAAACAAAGCACACAGCTCTCCAGTCTGCTGGTGCAAGCAAGTTACTGTTATGGCTTGTCTGAGATAAGCTTTGGTAACAAAATTTGGTGGCTTATAAGAAGAACATAAGTATCTGCAGCAAGCTGTGTACTTCCTATACCTGTGCTGGTCAAGGGAAGGAGAGGTTGAACCAAGCTGGTTTGGACAGAGTGGTAAATTACCAACTTAAGCTTTTGGACTTTAGTGGAGATAAGAATCTTTTGGCTTCTGACCAGCCCCTGGGAAAGGGAGGGACTGAAAAGTCTAGAAAATCTGACTGTGGGTGTCAGAGTAAGCTAGGCATCAGGGACCAGTTGTTGTGTTGTAAGCCATTCTGTAGGTCTGGGGCATGCTGGGGTTTTTATTGgatgtgttttccttctgcagtaTTCACTCAGCACAAAACGCTCTAGTCCGGATGATGGCAATGAGGTCTCACCATATTCCCTGTCTCCTGTCAGCAACAAAAGGTAATGCTGGTTTGTCCACAGACTGTAAGAAGGAGGGGGTAGGTGGGACAGAGGATTCAGTGAGATTCTCTTGGGCTTCCTTCTAAAGTACCTCAAATTGCCATGTGACATGATTTTGGAAATCTAGAGAGATAATGAATAGGGACAGTCAAGTTCTAAGAAGTTCTGCAGGTGCCCAACATGCCTAATACTTACTATGTCTTGACTATCTTTCAGTAGTCAGTTTACCTCTTTGCTCCCTGGTTCCTTTATAGAAGTGGAACCAAATTCATTTCAGTCTTACCTGCCGGCATTTCTTTAGAAATGCAGGTATCCCTCAAGGAGTGGCTGCATCTGTCTCTACCacctgctgtgctgtgtgagATCCTCTAGCTGGTTTTATATCTCTTTTTTGTAAACAGTCAGAAGCTGCTAAGATCACCTCGAAAACCAACTCGAAAAATCTCAAAGATTCCTTTCAAAGTGTTGGATGCCCCAGAACTGCAGGATGATTTCTACCTGAACCTGGTGGATTGGTCCTCTCTTAATGTCCTCAGTGTTGGCCTTGGGACTTGTGTTTACCTATGGAGTGCTTGCACTAGCCAGGTAAGTGATCTTCTGTGACAGACTGAGATACCTGTTGCTGGAGGGTTTCCAGCCGTAGCATCTTTCAGAGCTATGAACATGCTGTGTGAGGGATTCAGAATTTGTAGTGCTGTCCCAAACTGGGTGCCAGTGTGACAGTAACAAGTGTTTCTTACTGCATTCTCTCCTGCTTTCAAGGTAACCCGACTCTGTGATCTCTCTGTGGAAGGAGATTCTGTAACATCTGTGGGCTGGTCAGAACGGGTCAGTACAACACTGACAATAGTCATAGCTGAAATATGTGTAATTTAGACACCGTCATAGCTATATAACTTTTCCTTGCTGGTTTTAACTTCTTGAGTTGTTTTCCTGTATTCCCCAAACTCCCTGTATGCATCATAaatcaaatgcattttctgGTCTGCACTATTTCTCCGCTAAATGAGAGGGGATGGATTGCAGCCTCTTGTATCTTTTGGTTCTCAAGGCATTTGCTAAGAGGTgtgggagggagaaagagacacttccttcttcctgcttttgACAATAAAATGTTACAATCAATATATTCCAGCCAAGCTGCTTGGCCCACTTGGTAGGGAAAGGCTGTAAGATGGAAGAACTGAGTGCTTTCCATCTTGTGGGAATTATTTCAAGTCGTCCTCAGCTTCTATCTTTTGTGTTACATCTGTCTGTACTTACTGGCTTTGCTGATCATGGTTTTCTTTGTCTAGGGGAACTTGGTGGCTGTTGGCACTCACAAGGGCTTTGTACAGATCTGGGatgcagctgcaggaaaaaaactctCCATGCTAGAGGGGCACACAGCCAGAGTTGGTAAGGAGGTGGGAGGCAGAGGTTTCAcatggtttgtttctttgtgatGGAACTTCTGCCTTGCAAGCGAGGGATCTGCTTGAAATAGCAGAACTCAAAGTACCAGAATTGATATTTATCTCCTGCTATGCCTTGGGCAGTCTTCAAAATATTATCTTCTAGTAACTGTCATGTTCTAATCTTGGGTGTGGTGGTGGGTGTGGACTGCAGCAGGTGTTTCCTCTGTGTCTGAGGCATTTTGGCTTTGGTTACATCATCTTTTTCACTCCCAGTGGCTTCCGGTTTCAGCACTGCAGGCAGTCTGCTTCACACTGAGATTTCCAGTTCCATTATTCTGTGggaacatttttaaattattttttttctcagaggtgTTTTGAATTCTCTCTCTCTACTTCCAGTGAATTTGTACATGTTAATCTTTCTTAGCACACTGTCTCAGGGCATCAGTGGCTATAAAGAAGATCTGTGcacactgatttttaatttttttttttttttttcttaagccttGCCAAATGTGGTGGTGTGTTCTGCGTTCTCTACATCAATATTCTCGTCTGCTCTGCTTGCATTACAGGTGCCTTGGCATGGAATGCAGACCAGCTGTCTTCTGGGAGCAGAGACAGGATGATCCTCCAGAGGGACATCCGCACCCCACCCCTCCAGTCCGAGCGGCGGCTCCAGGGCCACAGGCAGGAGGTCTGTGGGCTCAAATGGTCTACAGACCACCAGCTCCTGGCCTCAGGAGGAAATGATAACAAGGTACTTCCAAAGAATCATGTGACATTTCAGCATCTCTAGATCTTCACCAAGAAATGTCAGACCACCTTTCTTTTAAGGATATTCAGCCTCTCTTTtgaaaaaggcttttatttcagttgttgGACTGTGTCCAAGCATAAGTCATACTGAGCTTCTATTCAGTCTTCTCTCtctaataaaattaaaaatgtaaatttaattttgcttctgCATTTGGGTAATTAAAGCTATAGCTTGACTCCAGGGTTGGAgttcagcaaagctgctgctaaGCTGtgctttttggctttgtttagGCAGCATGTAGTCAAGTTTGTGCAGTAATGTTTATGTATGCAGAAGGAAATTGAGTTTAGAGCTGGAGAAGTTCTAATACCTATAATGCAGGCTGGTAGTTCACTGAACACCATATGGAAGAAGCATCTGCTGTAGAAAAGCAGTGTTCAGTCCCCTGGAGCAGGTTGCAAGGTACTGAATTTGCCTAGTGTCTGTGTGACAGCCTGGTTGTACAGAGTTCCTTCTGCTCAGAATAGCTGCAAATGAACTTCAGCATCTTCCTAAATGTGTTCTGAAATAATACAGTGATAGAGACCAAAGAAGAGCTTGAGTTCATGTTCAGTGACACTATGTCTTTGGCTTCATAAGGCAAACTGAAAGTCTGTTAGCTTCCTTGTGGCCCAGTGGTAGaacacagctcagctgagtGTGGTGGGATGGGCTGCAAGTGCCAAGTGGAGATGCACGTGcttgggcagagctgtggaaaaTCATGTTGTTGCCCAACTGCCCTCATCAGCCCCAGTGCAATGCTGTGGCTTGTGGGTGTTTCAGACACATGGTTGCAGCACAAGTTTAATCACGTTTCTcctctctgccagctccttgtCTGGAATCACTCCAGCCTGAGTCCTGTCCAGCAGTACACAGAGCATCTTGCAGCAGTCAAAGCTATTGCTTGGTCTCCACACCAGCACGGGCTCCTGGCCTCTGGTGGGGGCACAGCCGACCGCTGCATACGCTTCTGGAACACGCTCACTGGGCAACCTCTGCAATGCATTGACACTGGGTCCCAAGTCTGCAACCTGGCCTGGTCAAAACATGCCAACGAGCTGGTAGGTTCCTGCCtgtgcagccctgctgctgagcCCTCTCCTGTTAGAAAGCCTGAcccacatttccttttctctttccaggtgAGTACCCACGGATATTCGCAGAACCAAATCCTTGTCTGGAAATACCCCTCATTAACTCAAGTAGCAAAGCTAACAGGGCACTCCTACAGAGTCTTATATCTGGTAAGTGTTGGCCACATCTCTGAAAACTTCTACAgctgcctgtctgtctgcacACGTGCCCAGATGAGACCCTGTGTGACAGTGAGCTGCCTGTAGTCTGGGTAGAGATATGAATGCTGCCCTACAAGCAATGGAAAATGTTGTCTGGTTTCCTTGCCTGCAAGGGACACTTTGAATTGCTGCTATGGAAATGTGAGGCTTTGTTAATGAATAGCAAACATTGCCAAAATGCTCTTCTGAGGAAGCACAAGcacctctgctttttcctgcaAGACCTGTACGCTTTTTCACAGTTGACTGCCAGCAGAGGAAGAATTTGATGCTTTCAGTCATTAAAATGCTTGGTGCAATTAATCCCCATTGATCTCATCCCTGCTTTGTTACTGTTACATAGGACTTTCAACAGATTCACAGCAGAGATGGTAAATAATGCTGATACAGTTTTGTGAGGTACATTCCAGTGTAGGTGACTAACAGAGCTGGCACAGGCCAGTCACAGATTGTACTTCCTGAATTAATGCCATTTGTAATCCTGGGAGGACTATTCCCAGTTGGCTTGGACTTCTTAacacaaaaatcctttttatgGTAATTGTACCTATGTGTTCCATAGCTGTCTAAGTATGATGCAGGTGCTCAAATTGGCACCTCTGAGACGGTGTTAGGCACAGGAAAACAGACGTATTTGTTTCGTTTCTCACTGCCAGCCAGGTAGGAAGGAGATAAAAACCCTCTCCTCTATTCCAATGAAGGTTTGTTTTCAACCTCAAAAATGTAACATCCTAAAGACTGCTTTCTCTTGGCCCTAGGCAATGTCCCCTGATGGAGAGGCCATAGTCACAGGAGCTGGAGATGAAACCTTGCGCTTCTGGAATGTCTTCAGTAAAACTCGCTCAACAAAGGTGAGGCTGCCTGGGGTGGGTGGCTGCAGCCATGTCCAGAAGGAAGCTAAACCTCTGGGGGTGGATCCAGTCCAATCTAGCTCTGTTCTGCCTTGTTTCTGATCTCTTCACTGTATCCTACAGACGGGGGCAGATGCAGTGAAAGGTTAAACTTTGCTGAGATAAAAAGGGATTTGTAGTCATCAGATGAAGTAAAAGGTTGTCTCTCTTTGCCTAAGGCAGTGTGGCAGAACAGCCTTCCTCTGGCTGTTACAGGGCTGCTAAGCACAGCAACATCTTGAGGAACTCCCTCTGTGCCCACCTTCTTCCCCTCTAGCCTGCTTCTGTGGAGTGGCCTGTGATTGTCCTCAAGCTCCTTAGGAAACTCTTTAAAATGGTGGTTTGGCTGGAAATGGGTTTGTGGTTGCTGCCACTGACAACTTGCCACCAGGTTGTGCCAGATGCTCTGAGAGCATTTCTGGGTTCCTGGCAGAGGCCATGGGGGTTGGCAGAGAAATCCTCAGGACTGGGTACAGGCAGCTGGTGGTCCTTGCTGCTGGCTGTCCTTTGGCTGCTCGGGGCTCTTGGAAAGGCATGCTGGCCTGTTGTGCTCCTTGTTATCAGCTGGAAGAAGCCCATGAGAATATTTATGATACTAGACTTTGAACAGTGAGGTCAGATCATGCCCTGATCTGGAAATACCAGATTaacagttggggtttttttttattttaaaaaaaaccaaacattccTGAGCAAAAGCCCAGGGAGTGACACAGCAGCATAGCTGTGGAGTACTTAGCACctgctttgtcttttcttgtTAGGAGTCTGTATCCGTTCTCAACCTCTTCACCAGGATACGATAAATCCCATCTCATGTGACCCAGGAATCCACAGCCTGACATACCAGGATCAAACCACTACCTTGGTGTGCATGGAACCCCAAATGATCAGCCAGACAGGGAGGGAGTGCTGCTGGGACTGGAGGACAGGAAAGTCTTAAGAATCCAAGAAATGCTAATTAAATAAGTGTTAGTGAACCACGCCAGGCAGTATTTGGGATGGGGTTGGGGAGGGAACTGCAAAAGGTTTACAGATTCATCCTTCATAAAGGGAAACGGGTACAGGAGAAATGTTAAACCAGCATCTTCCACCCCTCCTGTTGTATCCTGGAGGAAGCATGTATGACATGGACCATTGAGACCGGACCAAGGCCATCCCAGCTGCTCTCTTGTCCTTTCTTGGGAGAGTTGAGAGTATCCTTGCCTCTGTGGGAGCAGGTGTCCCTCTATCAGATGGTCATCATTGGAGGTAGGAGCCAGCCAGATTTGTTCAGTACAACTGGTGCAAGGCAGCTGAACTCCAGGCTGGGTGTTCACCTCTCTGCTTATCTAAGGGCACTTTTCATAGCCTGGCATCCCTACTAACTGAAGAAACTGGAGAActgcttatttttccttttttattctccCCCAGCAGGTACTATAGTACTTGATACAATCATTCCCAAAAGAcggcttgatttttttattttttaatttttcctaattttttttggggggggggccATGCTTGACAGCTGTCTTTAAACAGATGTATTTTGGGGCTCTAAACTTTGGAGGAGACTTGAAGAGGCTCTGCCTCAGAGCACATTCAAAAGTTCTGAAATTGCTATGGCATGTTCTGGGCTGATCCTTTTAGttaacagagaggaaaaacactggctaaaagagaaaaccaaCCACCATGCCTGTGGAGCTTCCACAGTGCTGTTTGTGGCCAGCTGGTTGCTCTGGAGTCTTCCTGAGGACAAAAGCAGTTGAGATGTGTTTGAGAAGCAAAACTCAGATCTGTTTTTTGGAGCGAGCATGGCCTCTTCTGGCTGGAAGGGGGGAAACACCACGTCTGGGTGAGAGGTGGGGTTCTTTTCTAAAGCAAGGAAGAGTCTtgtgtttttggggttttttttgttttgtttttaatctccAAGTCAAAGCCAGGGACCTgttggggtgtttttgttttattttgtttttttttcttttttgagcttttgttttggtttttttttttaaattgtatggGAAAAGAATGTTTGTGTGTTTGGAGCCTGTGTGCCGAGTGCTGTGGGATGTGATGCAAAGCACTTGTGTATATGtgatgcttttaatttaaagagaagCTGTCTTGCCTGCAGCAGCCAGTTCCTGTCTGTCTCTGTGCCTGTGCCAAGGCTCTTCATGCCTCCTGCCCTCCCGAGTGTGCTGGGATGCAAGTGCTCTTTCCAGTTCTCATTTGGATTTTCCTGGCTGTGTATATAGACCTTGATCTGTTCTCcgtagtgtgtgtgtgtaggcaatacttttctgtctcttttttttttttttctttcctgaaccAAGACCATAGAGGTGGTGGTAGGAATACGATTGTCTCTCCCCATTGCCATCAGGATCCATAGGGAAGACTGGGACAGAGAAGGATGGTGAGGTGCTGTTCTGTTCGCTACAGCCTTGACCACGTGTATGACCACATGTGCCATCACACCAGTGCCTGCATTGGGGTGCTGGCGCTGCTTCTGGGTGTCACAGGTACTGGGAGTCACTGGTGAGGAACTTGGGTGCTGGGAGGTCGCTGCTCCTTAGCACTGAGTCTCCGAAGCCCAAAATGGCAGCCACATGCTCATCTTACAGCCTTGCCTGCTTCTGAAATGAATTTTCAATGTAATTCCTGAAACACTGTTTCAGCACAGCTATTCTATCACAGTTCTTGCTGCAAGAGTGTGGGTTTGGTTTATAAATCATCCAGTGGCCTCCTGTTGTGTGTCACAGTCACTGTTGGAGCTGATGTTGAAGGGCTACCACAGAGCACTGAAGTGTTGTTAAAATTAAGTGGGATCTTTAAGCTTAAGCTGGCAAGCAGGGCTGAAGTGAAAGGCCTGGTCTGTCACCAGGTCTGTTCTGAGAGTTCTTACCCTGTTGGATATGGGTGGTCGAGGCTGCATTCACAGCTGCACCTCAGAGGACACAGCCCCTTGTTACTCTATTCCTACATCCAGCTCCTTTCTTGCCAGGGTCTTTCACAAATgtcatttcttgcttttctctctttggagCTGCCTTGAGAGCAGGCTGGCTCGTCCTGACttgagagggagggagagccAAGTCATGGCTGGGAACCAGCTGGGAGATTGACTTCACCTTTCACCACCTCACTGTGGCTGCCAGGCCACAGACCTgcctgagagagagagagagagtgtctgtgtgtctgtgtcccaGTGTCCCCGTCCTGACTCATGCAGGGGAGTAGGGGCTGGAGTGTGCTGTGGCCTGTGAAATGTAGAAAAGAGCAAAGCTAATGTAAGGTTGTGTTTTCAGTGTGTGACCTGTAAGCTCTAAGCCAGGCAGGCAGGTTGAGCAAAGGGCCCTCCAGAAGACTGTGTGATAAAGTCTGGGACCTCGTGGCATTGTGACATTTAAGGCATCATatggtgggggaaaaaaatagagagagcaTTGTAACTTTTCCATGTGAAACAATCTAACTGGCATTAAACAAGTTGTGAATTTATGTCTCTTCTGTTTGGTGGCTTCCCTTTGTTTCTACAGCAAGGTGAAAGTGCAGTGGGGTGCAGTAAGGCCCTGGTCCCTCTGGGGGGGGGATGCTCAGGGTAGGGTTGAGCTCAAGGACTTTGGACTAAGAGTGCCCTATGGCTGGGTGCAGGTTCTGCCCTGCCCCACCTCTGTTCTCCCCTGGTGCCTGTGGGAGGTGACCCGGTGCTCCCACCATGCACCTGGGATCCTTCCTCTGGCACGAGAGAACCATCCAGGGGAAGAAGCTGGGGGGGGACTGAGCCCCCCGGGCACTGGggggcagctcagccccccCCCCTCACCACCTGGGGCCTCCAGCCAAGAAGggtggcaggcagggctggaggggcGGCAGGATGTTTGCAGGGTGGTGCTGGGGCAAATACCAGCCCTGAGCTGGCCAGGGCTCCCCCCTCAGCTGGGAACCACAAAGGGGTAAGTAAGCATGGCTCCCAGTGGGATGTGGGGAGCTGCCCTGCCACCATGGCCATGTCACTGGGCCTAGGGCCCAAGGGCTGGCACAGTGACACTGACACCAGCCCCCCAGCACTGGGGGCCCCAGGGCAACcaaaggggaggagaggggcacAGAGCACCCTCACACCACAGAGCTGCCTACCCCCTGGGGAGTCCCTGGCCATGGCCTTCTGCATCCTCTGGATCAGTTTGAGGTAGGACCCTGATCAGGGAGGGTGTTTAAAAACACCCGTGTGTGTCTGCagtgggcagagctgcctgtcCAGCATCTCCTGCAACAAACTAGGGATGTGCATCCACCCAAACAAGCACCCAGTGGGTGAAAAGTGCTCTGCAGATAGCCGTCGGCAGGGGAACTAAGCTGCCCCCCCCGAACAAGCTGCCGATGCCTTTTCCCTCACCCTAGGCAGAGAGAGATGCTTTGGGCAcaccacagcagcacccagtgCCTATtccccacctccagccccacgagcagcagctctcccactccccatcccctccctaGGAAGCTCTGTGGGGCAGATTTGGCTACTgcccccaccacccccctcaGGGGTGCCTCTGCTGTGGGAGATAAGGTGGCTCCCAGAGAATGAGCCCTGGTGCCAGCAGAGTGCTGAGGAAACTGGTGAGGGGGCAAGACAGGGCTGGGATCACTGCACAGAGCCAAGGTCCAGGCAGTGGGTGGGGGGAGGCCTTCTCTCGCCATGGGGTGCTGGGGCAtgtgccaaggccaccccctGGCTCCTGCCCTGGCTCAGTCCTTGTTCTCCGAACTGGGACTGATAAAACCTTTCCCGTTGCCCCAGCTGGCTGTGGTTAACAGCCATAAATCCCGTGTACAGCCTGGCCGGGGCTGACTGTGCAGCAGGGGTTCCTGCAGCCCTTGCACCCCAGCTACACCCTGCCCTAACGacccaccccagctcccccGGGGAGGATGCTCCAACCCCTCTAAGGTCCTGACCCCCCCTCATAGCCCGATGCCCTTGTGTCCTTCCCACCCTGGACATGCAGACACACACTCAGCCCGTGTTCCCCCAGACCTGCCTCACCCATGCCCTCAGTCCCTGTTGCCTGACCGCCAGCACAGTGCCAAGCGgtcaggcagggcaggggactTAGGAGAACGAGGTGGGCGTGGGGTGGTCCCAGGAAGATCCCCCCAGAGATTCCGTGGGGCTGGCATtgaccagcagggccaggagtcCGGGGTGAGCAGTGTTCGCCAGAACGCCCTGCAAGCCGGCATTgcctcccaggctgctggacTGGGGTGGCCTCGTGTCTCGGCTCTGATCCGCCCGAAGATGCTGCCAGACAGGTCACAGCCGCAGAGTTCCTTTGTCCCCGGGTGACACGGGGTGATTCCCAGTCACACAGCAGTCACCCGACTGCCGAGCCCTCCTGCTTCCCACGGTGCCCACACCCCGGGAGGCAGGAGCAAGGAAAAGTTTCTTTAGCGAGGGGCTTATTGTAGAAGGGCGAAAAACTGCATCCCACCGGCTCCCCCCCCGCCAGCAGCACGCAGGGATGCGGCGGAGCCCCCGGGATCTCCGCGCTGCTCGAGGACGCGCAGGGACCCCGAGAGAGGCGGTGCCTGGCTGTGGGACAGCGGTCACCCCGCCACTTCAGCAGGGCTGCGGAGGGCCCGACCGCAGCCTCCGGTGCCGGGATCAGCGCTGACAGCGCCCACCGACAGCTCCCCCGCGGGCCTCC harbors:
- the FZR1 gene encoding fizzy-related protein homolog isoform X1, yielding MDQDYERRLLRQINIQNENTMPCVAEMRRTLTPSNSPMSSPSKHGDRFIPSRAGANWSINFHRINENEKSPSQNRKAKDATSDNGKDGLAYSALLKNELLGAGIEKVQDPQTEDRRLQPSTPEKKSLFTYSLSTKRSSPDDGNEVSPYSLSPVSNKSQKLLRSPRKPTRKISKIPFKVLDAPELQDDFYLNLVDWSSLNVLSVGLGTCVYLWSACTSQVTRLCDLSVEGDSVTSVGWSERGNLVAVGTHKGFVQIWDAAAGKKLSMLEGHTARVGALAWNADQLSSGSRDRMILQRDIRTPPLQSERRLQGHRQEVCGLKWSTDHQLLASGGNDNKLLVWNHSSLSPVQQYTEHLAAVKAIAWSPHQHGLLASGGGTADRCIRFWNTLTGQPLQCIDTGSQVCNLAWSKHANELVSTHGYSQNQILVWKYPSLTQVAKLTGHSYRVLYLAMSPDGEAIVTGAGDETLRFWNVFSKTRSTKESVSVLNLFTRIR
- the FZR1 gene encoding fizzy-related protein homolog isoform X2, which gives rise to MRRTLTPSNSPMSSPSKHGDRFIPSRAGANWSINFHRINENEKSPSQNRKAKDATSDNGKDGLAYSALLKNELLGAGIEKVQDPQTEDRRLQPSTPEKKSLFTYSLSTKRSSPDDGNEVSPYSLSPVSNKSQKLLRSPRKPTRKISKIPFKVLDAPELQDDFYLNLVDWSSLNVLSVGLGTCVYLWSACTSQVTRLCDLSVEGDSVTSVGWSERGNLVAVGTHKGFVQIWDAAAGKKLSMLEGHTARVGALAWNADQLSSGSRDRMILQRDIRTPPLQSERRLQGHRQEVCGLKWSTDHQLLASGGNDNKLLVWNHSSLSPVQQYTEHLAAVKAIAWSPHQHGLLASGGGTADRCIRFWNTLTGQPLQCIDTGSQVCNLAWSKHANELVSTHGYSQNQILVWKYPSLTQVAKLTGHSYRVLYLAMSPDGEAIVTGAGDETLRFWNVFSKTRSTKESVSVLNLFTRIR